A single Bifidobacterium scardovii JCM 12489 = DSM 13734 DNA region contains:
- a CDS encoding glycoside hydrolase family 31 protein, with product MSATPSKGAPMSQFPQLDTHPGMNPGPVIQGDRWRIGVITESLIRLEWQDDGVFEDHATQMVVNRDWNAAPQFTQTVRDGLLIVDTPALRLTYDMEPFSKEGLSVVVKGIANSQMNTWHYGESQRGNLRGTARTLDEVDGETELGLGVISHDGWAVIDDSASNVIVEADTVKGEANPFGTWVVPRANQGQDLYVFGYGHRYIEAVQDFYRLTGPTPLLPRFTMGNWWSRYHRYTEAEYLELIDRFEHEGLPFTTAVIDMDWHLVDDVDPKYGSGWTGYTWNRDFFPDPERFLHTLRDHGLKTTLNVHPRDGIRAFEDGYAKAAEHMGIDPASGEPVEFDLTSPKFMEAYFDLHHQLEDEGVDFWWLDWQQGGVTRQKGLDPLWMLNHMHYLDSGRGGRWPLTFSRYAGPGSHRYPVGFSGDTVVTWESLRFQPYFTATASNIGYGWWSHDIGGHMFGYRDEELEARWYQLGAFSPINRLHSTDSPFNGKEPWNFHTETRDAMTAALRLRHEMLPYLYTMNWRAAAEGRPLVEPMYWQSPDNATAYEMEQEFRFGTELVVAPITSPIDRDVQLAKADVWLPQGTWFDFFTGRRYESAAEGGRKLEAWRGLDGIPVFAKAGGIVPLQPLGKENGPVNATGNPEHLNVVVFPGASGTFTLKEDDGTNQARPDESALVATALSLDWTGTPATFTVAPASGNIAALPAARTWTVTFRGVAPAEVTVGVNGSEADAEIAYDRSTLSLSVTVADVSVSDQITITAPHGLPYAEDPAVEDAFTVLYNAQIRYLTKERANARIRADGAGALNALHTLESTSNDHPRHDFDDSHMPESVIQAIAEPLLRA from the coding sequence ATGTCCGCAACCCCAAGCAAAGGAGCTCCCATGAGCCAATTCCCCCAGCTGGACACGCACCCCGGCATGAATCCGGGGCCCGTCATCCAAGGCGACCGCTGGCGCATCGGCGTGATCACCGAATCCCTCATCCGCCTCGAATGGCAGGACGACGGCGTATTCGAGGACCATGCCACGCAGATGGTCGTGAACCGCGACTGGAATGCCGCGCCGCAGTTCACGCAGACCGTGCGCGACGGCCTGCTCATCGTCGACACCCCGGCGCTGCGCCTGACCTACGACATGGAGCCGTTCAGCAAGGAGGGGCTGAGCGTCGTCGTCAAGGGCATCGCGAACTCGCAGATGAACACCTGGCATTACGGCGAATCGCAGAGGGGCAACCTGCGCGGCACCGCGCGCACGCTCGACGAGGTGGACGGCGAGACCGAGCTGGGGCTCGGCGTCATCTCGCACGATGGCTGGGCCGTGATCGATGATTCCGCGTCGAACGTGATCGTCGAGGCCGATACCGTCAAGGGCGAGGCCAATCCGTTCGGCACCTGGGTGGTGCCTCGCGCCAATCAGGGGCAGGATCTGTATGTGTTCGGCTACGGCCACCGCTACATCGAGGCCGTACAGGACTTCTACCGCCTCACCGGCCCGACCCCGCTGCTGCCCCGGTTCACGATGGGCAACTGGTGGAGCCGCTACCACCGCTACACCGAGGCCGAGTACCTGGAGCTGATCGATCGCTTCGAGCATGAGGGGCTGCCGTTCACCACGGCCGTCATCGACATGGACTGGCATCTGGTCGACGACGTGGACCCCAAGTACGGCTCGGGCTGGACCGGCTATACCTGGAACCGCGACTTCTTCCCCGATCCCGAGCGTTTCCTGCACACGCTGCGCGACCATGGCCTCAAGACCACGCTCAACGTGCACCCGCGCGACGGCATCCGCGCGTTCGAGGACGGCTACGCCAAGGCCGCCGAGCATATGGGCATCGATCCGGCCAGCGGCGAACCGGTCGAGTTCGACCTGACCAGCCCGAAGTTCATGGAGGCGTATTTCGACCTGCACCACCAGCTTGAGGACGAGGGCGTCGACTTCTGGTGGCTGGACTGGCAACAGGGCGGTGTGACCCGGCAGAAGGGCCTGGACCCGCTGTGGATGCTCAATCACATGCACTATCTGGATTCCGGGCGCGGCGGCCGCTGGCCGCTCACGTTCAGCCGTTACGCCGGCCCCGGCTCACACCGTTACCCGGTCGGTTTCTCCGGCGACACGGTGGTGACGTGGGAGTCCCTCAGGTTCCAGCCGTACTTCACCGCCACCGCCTCGAACATCGGCTACGGCTGGTGGAGCCACGACATCGGCGGCCACATGTTCGGCTACCGCGATGAGGAGCTGGAGGCGCGCTGGTACCAGCTGGGCGCGTTCAGCCCGATCAACCGCCTGCACTCCACCGACTCGCCGTTCAACGGCAAGGAACCGTGGAACTTCCATACGGAGACCCGCGACGCGATGACCGCCGCGCTGCGTCTGCGCCACGAGATGCTGCCTTATCTGTACACGATGAACTGGCGGGCCGCCGCCGAAGGCCGCCCGCTGGTCGAGCCGATGTACTGGCAGAGCCCGGACAACGCCACCGCCTACGAGATGGAGCAGGAGTTCCGGTTCGGCACCGAGCTGGTCGTTGCGCCGATCACCTCGCCGATCGACCGCGACGTGCAGCTGGCCAAGGCCGACGTGTGGCTGCCGCAGGGCACCTGGTTCGACTTCTTCACCGGCCGCCGCTACGAGTCCGCGGCCGAGGGCGGCCGCAAGCTCGAGGCGTGGCGCGGCCTGGACGGTATCCCCGTCTTCGCCAAGGCCGGCGGCATCGTGCCGCTCCAGCCGCTTGGCAAGGAGAACGGCCCGGTCAACGCCACCGGCAACCCGGAGCACCTGAATGTCGTGGTCTTCCCCGGCGCATCCGGCACGTTCACGCTCAAGGAGGACGACGGCACGAATCAGGCCCGCCCCGACGAGTCGGCGCTGGTCGCCACCGCGCTGTCGCTGGATTGGACCGGGACTCCAGCGACGTTCACCGTCGCGCCGGCGTCCGGCAATATCGCGGCGCTGCCCGCCGCACGCACGTGGACGGTCACGTTCCGCGGCGTCGCGCCAGCCGAGGTCACCGTCGGCGTCAACGGGTCCGAGGCCGACGCCGAAATCGCCTATGACCGGTCCACGCTGAGCCTGTCGGTCACGGTGGCGGATGTCTCCGTCTCCGATCAGATCACCATCACCGCTCCTCACGGCCTGCCCTACGCCGAGGATCCCGCGGTCGAGGATGCGTTCACCGTGCTCTACAACGCGCAGATCCGTTACCTGACCAAGGAGCGGGCGAACGCGCGGATCCGCGCCGACGGCGCCGGTGCGCTCAACGCGCTCCACACGCTGGAAAGCACGAGCAACGATCACCCGCGCCACGACTTCGACGACTCGCACATGCCCGAATCCGTGATTCAGGCCATCGCCGAACCGCTGCTGCGCGCCTGA
- a CDS encoding LacI family DNA-binding transcriptional regulator: MTKASIQAVAAEAGVSVSTVSRTFAKPDLVLPETRTRVMAAAQKLDFQVSRSAAALKSGQSFRIALLHSDRISTWFNANVYEGLNSVFHPAGYDLSLYGMPNAQTRHEFFTDMPVRRNVDAVIVCSFDIDPDEVGRLKNINVPIVGINIPSTDGFDASVSIDNKQAMHMAVEHLVSLGHRRIAFVYGAPDDSSQLRFSADERLRGLLDACAAHPDVQAEQIRFTGHDDPTNMVIAQLTTMSPAPTAVCFQTDEVALPVLYRLPQYGRRIPQDLSLIGFDDIPFCAKIGLTTLRQNPYDLGASAARKTLDLMSHKPLDQQFEAIRPQLILRDTTAIAA, translated from the coding sequence ATGACCAAAGCAAGCATTCAGGCGGTGGCCGCCGAGGCGGGGGTTTCGGTGTCGACGGTGTCGCGCACCTTCGCCAAGCCGGATCTCGTATTGCCCGAAACCCGTACCAGGGTGATGGCCGCAGCGCAGAAACTCGACTTCCAGGTCTCCCGGTCGGCGGCCGCGCTCAAGTCCGGGCAGTCCTTCCGCATCGCCCTGCTGCACTCGGACCGCATCAGCACATGGTTCAATGCCAACGTTTACGAGGGCCTCAATTCCGTATTCCATCCGGCCGGGTACGACCTGTCGCTGTACGGCATGCCCAATGCGCAGACCCGGCACGAGTTCTTCACCGACATGCCGGTGCGGCGCAACGTGGACGCGGTCATCGTGTGCTCCTTCGACATCGACCCGGATGAGGTCGGCCGCCTCAAGAACATCAACGTGCCGATCGTCGGCATCAACATCCCCTCGACCGACGGGTTCGACGCGTCGGTCAGCATCGACAACAAGCAGGCCATGCACATGGCCGTGGAGCACTTGGTATCACTCGGCCACCGCCGCATCGCCTTCGTGTACGGGGCGCCGGACGACTCGTCGCAGCTGCGCTTCAGCGCCGACGAGCGTCTGCGGGGGCTGCTCGACGCCTGTGCGGCCCACCCCGACGTGCAGGCCGAGCAGATCCGCTTCACTGGCCACGACGACCCGACCAACATGGTGATCGCCCAGCTGACCACGATGTCGCCGGCGCCGACCGCGGTGTGCTTCCAGACCGACGAGGTCGCGCTGCCGGTCCTGTACCGGCTCCCCCAATACGGGCGCCGCATCCCGCAGGATCTCTCGCTGATCGGCTTCGACGACATCCCGTTCTGCGCCAAGATCGGCCTGACCACGCTGCGGCAGAATCCGTACGATCTGGGCGCGAGCGCCGCGCGCAAGACGCTCGATCTGATGAGCCACAAGCCGCTGGACCAGCAGTTCGAGGCGATACGCCCGCAACTGATCCTGCGCGACACCACCGCCATCGCGGCCTAG
- a CDS encoding carbohydrate ABC transporter permease — protein METTVSPRATRRGKGRRPAGRITPSRYTLRAAASSGDAFTRLSFLVLGAGNLARRQIAKGLLFLAVEIAYLAYMAVSGVPSLTTLATLGSRTQTRQKIDGYWHYDPGDNSVLLMVYGVATVFITVLFAIFWSYAVRSAYKAQLLAAETGGAPGFGDDLRGITDRNAQISFMSLPVLGILAFTVLPTLIMMCIAFTDYDSDHVLLFDWVGLRNFTQLFSDTGEINAAQFAGVLTWTLVWAFFATFLNFFLGLFLAMVINRRTTRLKGFWRAIFSLSIAVPQFVSLLVINQMLQPEGAINRLLASWGWIDAPLPFFTDTTWARVTVIVVNLWIGIPFTIMQITGILQNIPADQYEAARLDGANWWQVFTRITMPYLVFVLTPYLITTFTGNVNNFNVIYLLSGGSPTPVGDTAGKTDLLITWLYKLTVDRGDYNLGAVIGIFTFITLAAVSLITYRSSASYKNEGGFR, from the coding sequence ATGGAAACCACCGTTTCGCCGCGCGCCACGCGCCGCGGCAAGGGCCGCCGGCCGGCGGGCCGCATCACGCCCTCGCGCTACACGCTGCGCGCCGCGGCATCCAGCGGCGACGCATTCACCCGATTGTCGTTCCTCGTGCTCGGCGCCGGCAATCTGGCCCGCAGGCAGATCGCCAAAGGACTGCTGTTCCTCGCCGTGGAAATCGCGTACCTCGCCTATATGGCCGTCTCCGGCGTTCCCTCGCTCACGACGCTCGCCACGCTGGGCTCGCGCACGCAGACCCGGCAAAAGATCGACGGATACTGGCACTACGACCCCGGCGACAATTCCGTGCTGCTCATGGTGTACGGCGTGGCCACGGTGTTCATCACCGTGCTGTTCGCCATCTTCTGGTCATATGCCGTACGCAGCGCCTACAAGGCGCAGCTGCTCGCCGCCGAGACCGGCGGGGCGCCCGGCTTCGGCGACGATCTTCGCGGCATCACCGACCGCAACGCCCAGATCTCGTTCATGTCGCTGCCGGTGCTCGGCATCCTCGCGTTCACCGTGTTGCCGACGCTGATCATGATGTGCATCGCATTCACCGATTACGACTCCGACCATGTGCTGCTGTTCGACTGGGTGGGGCTCAGGAACTTCACCCAGCTGTTCAGCGACACCGGCGAGATCAACGCCGCCCAGTTCGCCGGAGTGCTCACGTGGACGCTCGTGTGGGCGTTCTTCGCCACGTTCCTGAATTTCTTCCTCGGCCTGTTCCTCGCGATGGTCATCAACCGCCGCACCACCCGGCTCAAGGGATTCTGGCGCGCCATCTTCTCGCTGTCGATCGCGGTCCCGCAGTTCGTTTCGCTGCTGGTCATCAACCAAATGCTCCAGCCGGAGGGCGCCATCAACCGCCTGCTGGCCTCGTGGGGCTGGATCGACGCGCCGTTGCCGTTCTTCACCGACACGACGTGGGCGCGCGTGACCGTGATCGTCGTGAACCTGTGGATCGGCATACCGTTCACCATCATGCAGATCACCGGCATCCTGCAGAATATCCCGGCCGACCAGTACGAGGCCGCCCGGCTCGACGGCGCGAACTGGTGGCAGGTGTTCACCCGCATCACCATGCCGTATCTGGTGTTCGTGCTCACCCCGTACCTGATCACCACATTCACCGGGAACGTGAACAACTTCAACGTGATCTACCTGCTGTCCGGAGGCAGCCCGACGCCGGTCGGCGACACGGCCGGCAAGACCGACCTGCTCATCACCTGGCTGTACAAGCTCACCGTGGATCGCGGCGACTACAATCTCGGTGCCGTCATCGGCATCTTCACTTTCATCACGCTGGCCGCAGTCTCGCTGATCACCTACCGCAGCAGCGCTTCTTACAAGAACGAGGGAGGGTTCCGATGA
- the pulA gene encoding type I pullulanase, whose protein sequence is MEQPTPASASSGWTPAGQAMPCPAYPIYAGDDLGAFPDGNGTTFRVWAPTASGGVLRLFAVGSPGEASGGADAPTGVHELAPGPNGTWLARCDGVGHGTYYDYVVRFPDGTATRTADPWARAAGVNGRRSMVVDLRLTDPDGWPADRRPAVPASELVIWETHIGDFSNDPHSGVPATHRGTYLAFTDDSTSVDGTGEYPTCLAYLKRLGVTAVQIMPFYDYGSVDESVPPGDPGRTYNWGYDPLNYNVPEGSYSTDPFNGSTRIRECKRMVQSLHRAGIKVIMDVVYNHMFDNDNWFERMIPGYALRRRADGTLSDGSACANDVATEHPMMSKYIVDSVVYWAAEYHIDGFRFDLMGLIDVDTMNAIRAALDSLPGGASILMYGEPWAARKTELEPGTMAADKRGMPYLDPRIGAFCDATRDAVRGHVFHRREPGYLTGAAADYAPDIRHAADAWRGTPHETAGVAQVMQYASAHDDLTLWDKLCAAMRRMPADADYAGEGAGSADLLRANRLAAGIVFASAGTPFMLGGEEFARTKYGVSDSFNSPAPLNQLDWRRTRRFASLVDHYRALIQLRRADPAYFGGARMVVPRTDEIVVFRVGGDCIAINPTGNVQYQSTADLATPAPYGEVAGTAPHAWSCVYCSEDLTPGETADRRLELPPFSFTIWRRTRARREA, encoded by the coding sequence ATGGAGCAGCCAACCCCCGCATCGGCATCATCCGGCTGGACGCCGGCAGGCCAGGCCATGCCGTGCCCCGCCTATCCGATATACGCCGGCGACGATCTCGGCGCCTTCCCCGACGGCAACGGTACGACCTTCCGCGTGTGGGCGCCCACCGCCAGCGGAGGCGTGCTGCGACTGTTCGCCGTCGGCTCCCCCGGCGAGGCGTCCGGCGGAGCCGACGCCCCGACCGGCGTCCATGAGCTCGCGCCGGGCCCGAACGGCACATGGCTGGCACGATGCGACGGCGTCGGCCACGGCACCTACTACGACTATGTGGTGCGGTTCCCGGACGGCACCGCCACCCGAACCGCCGATCCATGGGCCCGCGCGGCCGGCGTGAACGGCCGGCGCAGCATGGTCGTCGACCTGCGACTGACCGATCCCGACGGATGGCCGGCCGACCGCCGCCCCGCCGTTCCCGCCAGCGAACTGGTGATCTGGGAGACACATATCGGCGATTTCAGCAACGATCCGCACAGCGGCGTCCCGGCGACGCACCGCGGCACCTACCTGGCCTTCACCGACGACTCCACCAGCGTGGACGGAACCGGGGAATACCCGACCTGCCTCGCGTATCTCAAGCGTCTCGGCGTCACCGCCGTGCAGATCATGCCGTTCTATGATTACGGCTCGGTGGACGAATCCGTCCCTCCCGGCGATCCGGGCCGCACCTACAACTGGGGGTACGACCCGCTCAACTACAACGTGCCCGAAGGATCGTACAGCACCGATCCGTTCAACGGCTCCACGCGCATCCGGGAATGCAAGCGGATGGTCCAATCGCTGCATCGCGCCGGCATCAAGGTGATCATGGACGTGGTCTACAACCACATGTTCGACAACGACAACTGGTTCGAGCGCATGATCCCCGGCTACGCGCTGCGCCGGCGCGCGGACGGCACGCTCTCCGACGGATCGGCCTGCGCCAACGACGTGGCCACCGAGCACCCGATGATGAGCAAGTACATCGTGGATTCGGTGGTCTATTGGGCGGCCGAATACCATATCGACGGCTTTCGGTTCGACCTGATGGGGCTGATCGACGTGGATACGATGAATGCAATCCGGGCGGCGCTCGACTCGTTGCCCGGCGGCGCATCGATACTCATGTACGGCGAGCCATGGGCGGCGCGCAAGACCGAACTCGAGCCGGGCACGATGGCGGCGGACAAGCGCGGGATGCCGTATCTGGACCCCCGCATCGGCGCATTCTGCGATGCCACGCGCGATGCGGTGCGCGGCCATGTCTTCCATCGACGGGAGCCCGGCTATCTGACCGGCGCGGCGGCCGATTATGCGCCCGATATCCGCCATGCAGCCGACGCCTGGCGCGGCACGCCCCATGAAACGGCCGGCGTGGCGCAGGTGATGCAATACGCATCCGCGCACGACGACCTGACCTTGTGGGACAAGCTGTGCGCGGCGATGCGGCGCATGCCGGCCGACGCCGACTACGCGGGAGAAGGCGCCGGCTCCGCCGATCTGCTGCGCGCGAACCGCCTGGCCGCCGGCATCGTGTTCGCCTCGGCCGGCACGCCGTTCATGCTGGGCGGCGAGGAATTCGCCCGCACCAAATATGGCGTATCCGATTCGTTCAACAGCCCGGCGCCGCTGAACCAATTGGATTGGCGGCGCACACGGCGGTTCGCGTCACTGGTCGATCACTATCGGGCACTGATCCAACTGCGCCGCGCCGATCCGGCTTACTTCGGCGGGGCGCGCATGGTGGTGCCGCGAACCGACGAGATCGTCGTGTTCCGCGTTGGAGGCGACTGCATAGCGATCAATCCGACCGGCAACGTGCAGTACCAGAGCACCGCCGATCTGGCAACACCCGCTCCATACGGCGAGGTGGCGGGAACCGCGCCGCATGCGTGGTCATGCGTCTACTGCTCCGAGGACCTCACCCCCGGCGAGACCGCTGACCGACGGCTGGAACTGCCCCCGTTCAGTTTCACCATATGGCGCCGCACGAGGGCACGGCGCGAGGCATGA
- a CDS encoding TraX family protein — MNAHTQTRGLSVFRLKVIGAALLACEPVGAMMLPAGAGRGAIDPASLSMPALTLAVLCEAVSWIAAPIYAWLLTWGYARTRSTWHYALRLLALAAVTEAPYDLSTSGRPVDWHSQNPVFALAITLAALALIDQFRDRPPAVRRLVVVIVTAAGVVWMVVGRIGVRQQIMNLGVLILLSAIIFHLGSKRENTMMLGAAAIGALCCITPAFGAAILHYRNGVPGYSRAWARVAFYALYPAMLLIAATLQ, encoded by the coding sequence ATGAACGCGCACACGCAGACCCGGGGACTGTCCGTTTTCCGTCTCAAGGTGATCGGCGCGGCGCTGCTGGCATGCGAACCGGTCGGCGCGATGATGCTGCCGGCCGGAGCCGGCAGAGGCGCCATCGACCCCGCAAGCCTGAGCATGCCCGCCCTGACGCTCGCCGTGCTCTGCGAGGCCGTCTCATGGATAGCCGCGCCGATCTATGCCTGGCTGCTGACATGGGGATACGCCCGCACACGCAGCACATGGCATTATGCCCTGCGGCTGCTCGCTCTCGCCGCCGTCACGGAAGCGCCCTACGATCTGTCGACCTCGGGCCGGCCGGTCGACTGGCATTCGCAGAACCCGGTATTCGCGCTGGCGATCACGCTGGCCGCGCTGGCGCTGATCGACCAGTTCCGTGACCGGCCGCCCGCCGTGCGCCGGCTGGTTGTCGTAATCGTCACCGCCGCCGGCGTGGTCTGGATGGTCGTCGGCCGCATCGGGGTACGCCAGCAGATCATGAATCTTGGCGTCCTGATCCTGCTTTCGGCGATCATCTTCCATCTCGGTTCCAAACGGGAGAACACGATGATGCTGGGCGCCGCCGCAATCGGAGCGCTGTGCTGCATCACGCCCGCGTTCGGCGCCGCCATACTCCATTACCGCAACGGAGTTCCGGGGTATTCGCGGGCATGGGCGCGCGTCGCCTTCTACGCGCTCTACCCCGCGATGCTCCTGATCGCCGCCACGCTGCAGTGA
- a CDS encoding sugar ABC transporter permease, with amino-acid sequence MNSTTVRNDAAPASTAPSGNPLWHDQRKRRIAGDILSHLLLAALSVIWVIPIAWVLLESFNKNPGPYNETFFPAEYTLDNYVKLFTDNHVLNFPRMFMHTLVISIVVCAISVFFVLCVAFCLSRMRFRFRKSFMNIVLVLGMFPGIMSVVVIYFILKSLGLTQGAGVTVALILVYSAGSGAGFYVMKGYMDTIPMSLDEAAYLDGCTRWQVFTKVIIPVCKPMLVYQALTSFLGPWLDFVMAKAIARTQDNYTVALGLYQMLSREYLNEWFARFAAAAVIISVPIAILFIVMQRFYQESMNGAIKG; translated from the coding sequence ATGAACAGCACCACAGTCAGGAACGACGCCGCACCCGCAAGCACCGCGCCAAGCGGCAACCCATTGTGGCATGACCAGCGCAAGCGCCGCATCGCCGGCGACATCCTCAGCCACCTGCTTCTCGCCGCACTATCCGTCATCTGGGTGATCCCGATCGCCTGGGTGCTGCTGGAGAGCTTCAACAAGAATCCCGGTCCGTACAACGAGACGTTCTTCCCGGCCGAGTACACGCTCGACAACTACGTCAAGCTGTTCACCGACAACCATGTGCTCAACTTCCCGCGCATGTTCATGCACACGCTGGTCATCTCGATCGTCGTATGCGCGATCAGCGTGTTCTTCGTGCTGTGCGTCGCGTTCTGCCTGAGCCGCATGCGCTTCCGCTTCCGCAAGTCGTTCATGAACATCGTGCTTGTGCTCGGCATGTTCCCCGGCATCATGTCGGTGGTGGTGATCTACTTCATCCTCAAGTCCTTGGGGCTCACGCAGGGCGCCGGCGTCACCGTCGCGCTGATCCTCGTCTATTCCGCGGGCTCCGGCGCAGGGTTCTACGTGATGAAGGGGTATATGGACACCATCCCCATGTCGCTCGACGAGGCGGCCTATCTCGACGGCTGCACCCGCTGGCAGGTGTTCACCAAGGTCATCATCCCCGTATGCAAGCCGATGCTGGTCTACCAGGCGCTCACGTCGTTTCTGGGTCCGTGGCTCGACTTCGTGATGGCCAAGGCGATCGCCCGCACGCAGGACAACTACACGGTGGCGCTGGGCCTGTACCAGATGCTCAGCCGCGAATACCTCAACGAATGGTTCGCCCGTTTCGCGGCTGCCGCCGTAATCATCTCGGTGCCGATCGCGATCCTGTTCATCGTGATGCAGCGCTTCTATCAGGAGTCGATGAACGGCGCCATCAAGGGCTGA
- the malQ gene encoding 4-alpha-glucanotransferase, which produces MSEIANTVSEHTPEASTKPNDANTARTESPERLARPLIRLSKAAGVSTSYIDQLGTYVEIDDDVLVDVLGALGVDASSDEAIDRSIADIEEQNSKRLLPQQTIVAAAGAPATVTLHCGGDEKPSAAITLEDGTVLHGAPGDIRPGDNPTEQVLSLPTDLPIGYHTLSVAAGEREATATLMVAPGRIPLPEAVEEHPRWGWMAQMYSIRSKDSWGVGDYGDLRRLLVDAATESGADFMLINPIHAGAPIPPLEPSPYLPESRRFLNVTYIRPQDIAEYGELSDSDRSRIAALHAAVAPCNDDPNPLDINEAWSAKRQALRIIFDHPRSAEREAAFARFKEQAGPDLDSFATWCLAFEVWGAPWEPDSWFGRTDRTSPEVSGLVRDHHDLFEFNRWLQWIADEQVSSAQRAAKDAGMALGLMQDMAVGVHALGADVWWSPERFAVGSVTVGCPPDFYNQQGQDWGQPPFNPRYLERTGYRVYREMVHSMFAHAGAVRIDHVLGLFRLWWIPRGKGAKGGAYVTYNHEAMIAVLSIEATRANGMVIGEDLGTVPDYVRRVLAAHGVLGTDVAWFARVDDSPNAGDPYAPPSDYRRQALASVTTHDLPPTAGYLEFEHVQLREKLHLLTEPVEEFAKSAAAERQAMLDMLVEGGWLDAEAAADVPAHEQCIVEAMHAMLTATPSVLRQAAIVDGTGQHATVNQPGTSDQYPNWRIPLVDAAGAIVHTDEVFANPRVLSLAAVMRGERRD; this is translated from the coding sequence ATGAGCGAGATTGCCAACACAGTATCCGAGCACACCCCCGAAGCATCAACCAAACCCAATGACGCCAATACCGCAAGGACCGAAAGCCCCGAGCGGCTCGCCCGCCCGCTGATCCGGCTCTCCAAAGCCGCCGGCGTGTCGACGTCGTATATCGACCAGCTCGGAACCTACGTCGAGATCGACGACGACGTACTGGTCGACGTCCTCGGCGCGCTCGGGGTCGACGCGTCGAGCGACGAGGCGATCGACCGCTCGATCGCCGATATCGAAGAGCAAAACAGCAAACGTTTGCTGCCCCAGCAGACCATCGTCGCCGCGGCGGGGGCGCCCGCCACGGTAACCCTGCACTGCGGCGGGGACGAGAAGCCCTCCGCGGCCATCACCCTGGAGGACGGCACCGTGCTTCATGGCGCGCCGGGCGACATCCGCCCCGGGGATAACCCCACGGAACAGGTCCTTTCGCTGCCAACCGATCTGCCGATCGGCTACCACACGCTCAGCGTCGCCGCCGGCGAGCGCGAAGCCACCGCCACGCTGATGGTCGCCCCCGGGCGCATCCCGCTGCCCGAAGCCGTCGAGGAGCATCCGCGCTGGGGCTGGATGGCGCAGATGTATTCCATCCGGTCCAAGGATTCGTGGGGCGTCGGCGACTATGGCGACCTCAGGCGGCTGCTGGTCGATGCGGCCACCGAATCCGGCGCCGACTTCATGCTGATCAACCCGATCCACGCCGGCGCGCCGATCCCGCCGCTCGAGCCCTCCCCCTATCTGCCCGAGTCCCGCCGGTTCCTCAACGTCACGTACATCCGCCCCCAGGACATCGCCGAATACGGCGAGCTGAGCGACAGCGACCGCAGCCGCATCGCCGCGCTGCACGCCGCCGTGGCCCCCTGCAACGACGATCCGAATCCGCTGGACATCAATGAGGCCTGGTCCGCCAAGCGCCAGGCGCTGCGCATCATCTTCGACCACCCGCGTTCCGCCGAGCGCGAGGCCGCGTTCGCGCGGTTCAAGGAGCAGGCCGGCCCGGATCTCGACTCGTTCGCCACATGGTGCCTGGCCTTCGAGGTGTGGGGCGCGCCGTGGGAGCCGGACTCGTGGTTCGGCCGCACCGATCGCACGTCGCCCGAGGTCTCCGGTCTGGTGCGCGACCATCATGATCTGTTCGAGTTCAACCGCTGGCTGCAGTGGATCGCCGACGAGCAGGTGTCCTCGGCGCAGCGGGCCGCGAAGGACGCCGGCATGGCGCTGGGCCTGATGCAGGACATGGCCGTCGGCGTGCACGCACTGGGCGCCGACGTGTGGTGGAGCCCCGAGCGCTTCGCCGTCGGCAGCGTGACGGTCGGCTGCCCGCCGGACTTCTACAACCAGCAGGGGCAGGACTGGGGCCAGCCGCCGTTCAACCCGCGCTATCTGGAACGGACCGGCTACCGGGTGTACCGCGAGATGGTGCATTCGATGTTCGCGCACGCCGGCGCGGTGCGCATCGACCATGTGCTCGGCCTGTTCCGCCTGTGGTGGATCCCGCGGGGCAAGGGCGCGAAGGGCGGCGCCTACGTGACGTACAACCACGAGGCGATGATCGCCGTGCTGTCCATCGAGGCGACCCGCGCGAACGGCATGGTGATCGGCGAGGATCTGGGCACGGTGCCCGATTACGTGCGCCGCGTGCTGGCCGCGCACGGCGTGCTGGGCACCGACGTCGCATGGTTCGCCCGCGTCGACGATTCGCCGAACGCCGGCGACCCATACGCGCCGCCGAGCGACTACCGCCGGCAGGCGCTGGCCTCGGTGACCACGCACGATCTGCCGCCGACCGCGGGCTATCTGGAATTCGAGCACGTCCAGCTGCGCGAGAAGCTGCACCTGCTCACCGAACCGGTGGAGGAGTTCGCAAAATCGGCCGCCGCCGAGCGGCAGGCCATGCTGGACATGCTGGTGGAGGGCGGCTGGCTGGACGCCGAAGCGGCCGCGGACGTGCCCGCGCATGAGCAGTGCATCGTCGAGGCGATGCACGCCATGCTGACGGCCACGCCGTCCGTGCTACGCCAGGCCGCGATCGTGGACGGCACCGGCCAGCACGCCACGGTGAACCAGCCGGGCACCTCCGACCAGTATCCGAACTGGCGCATTCCGCTGGTCGACGCGGCCGGAGCCATCGTGCACACCGACGAGGTCTTCGCCAACCCGCGCGTGCTGTCGCTCGCCGCGGTCATGCGAGGCGAGCGCCGGGACTGA